A window from Streptomyces sp. NBC_00299 encodes these proteins:
- a CDS encoding RICIN domain-containing protein — translation MRDAGLSNSPSDARLFDVTDAQLSAELKKWTGVTPALHPVGELLDRHWEAGFAYARLCTADARSAGMLTTAAFTRLFGETLRQTGPTAAWRPQLLVTVRRIAAEWDTDRRRELLHPALQSEAEGAERVAARMLPPANRRLLSGAFQRLPQSARCLLWHTEVEAEPLAVPAALLGLDAESARLELGRANERLREECLQVHRELAPEHECRQYLRMLDVTYRRGGVDVDPDLRGHLDRCGHCSDAAGQLSFFNDGLGPALAEAVLGWGARGYLESRARQAEEPAGAEPAAAAPIVGESFFADGAAAFAPPGDASAVAPGSAPVSPVNSRAAAGRSRRAPAAESFAGGGEPAPAAEASAFPGRPAAPDGEPFTAAGEPLAPAGEPFAAPDMVSSPAEAGPRTTGRAARRTARKADSATAPGSGAARTCTGRVALKAARRAARRRNLTAAVATVSALVVLPLVIWSTNDSGDGSAPAANDRPTETPGPGTGSATSNPSWAGAAEAAKGELQGRLYNIGSGLCVGVVGGKAVKNAETELTKCSSAAAGQQWSYETDGLVRSGANPDLCLDSHLGYSVRLAPCTGATDSATKNVRYDFTLQGTLVPRFNQDLALSPAATDGSGALVLKTREDDSDAQHWVVDTSKPELQLEVVNWDSEAERVKTADPTPTPRPSRTPTPEPTPSATPTASQPTTTSPTPTDASCYSYPYSCSSDGQNGWSGGGYGGSGGYGGGGYGGYDGYGGYGYGGGGRR, via the coding sequence GTGCGTGACGCAGGCCTGTCGAATTCCCCCAGCGACGCCCGCCTCTTTGATGTGACGGATGCTCAACTGAGCGCCGAGCTGAAGAAGTGGACGGGGGTGACGCCGGCGCTGCATCCCGTCGGTGAACTCCTCGACAGGCACTGGGAAGCGGGATTCGCCTACGCACGGCTGTGCACCGCCGACGCCCGGTCCGCGGGAATGCTCACCACCGCGGCATTCACCCGGCTTTTCGGTGAAACGCTGCGACAAACCGGCCCGACGGCCGCTTGGCGCCCCCAACTCCTCGTCACCGTGCGCCGTATAGCGGCCGAGTGGGACACCGACCGCAGGCGGGAGTTGCTCCACCCCGCGCTGCAGTCCGAGGCGGAGGGCGCCGAGCGCGTGGCCGCCCGGATGCTGCCGCCCGCGAACCGCCGGCTGCTGTCCGGCGCGTTCCAGCGGCTTCCCCAGTCGGCCCGCTGTCTGCTGTGGCACACCGAGGTCGAGGCCGAACCGCTCGCCGTACCGGCCGCACTCCTCGGCCTGGACGCGGAGTCCGCCCGCCTCGAACTGGGCCGCGCCAACGAGCGGTTGCGCGAGGAGTGCCTCCAGGTCCACCGTGAGCTCGCCCCCGAGCACGAGTGCCGGCAGTACCTGCGGATGCTGGACGTGACGTACCGGCGCGGCGGCGTCGACGTCGACCCCGACCTGCGCGGGCACCTGGACCGCTGCGGGCACTGCAGCGACGCGGCGGGCCAGCTCAGCTTCTTCAACGACGGACTCGGCCCCGCACTCGCGGAGGCGGTGCTCGGCTGGGGTGCGCGGGGCTATCTGGAGTCGAGAGCAAGACAGGCCGAGGAGCCGGCCGGGGCGGAGCCGGCCGCGGCGGCGCCGATCGTCGGCGAGTCGTTCTTCGCGGACGGCGCCGCTGCTTTCGCGCCACCGGGAGATGCCTCTGCCGTTGCCCCGGGAAGTGCTCCCGTCTCCCCGGTGAATTCCCGTGCCGCTGCGGGCCGAAGCCGCCGTGCCCCTGCCGCAGAGAGCTTCGCCGGCGGTGGTGAGCCGGCCCCTGCCGCAGAGGCATCGGCCTTCCCGGGCCGGCCCGCCGCTCCTGACGGTGAGCCCTTCACCGCGGCAGGCGAGCCCTTGGCCCCTGCGGGCGAGCCCTTTGCCGCCCCGGACATGGTGTCCTCCCCTGCGGAGGCCGGCCCCCGGACCACCGGCAGGGCCGCCCGCAGGACGGCTCGCAAAGCTGACTCCGCCACCGCCCCGGGTTCCGGAGCCGCCCGCACCTGCACCGGTCGTGTGGCCCTCAAGGCCGCCCGTCGTGCCGCCCGGCGCCGGAACCTCACCGCGGCCGTCGCGACCGTCAGCGCCCTCGTAGTCCTCCCGCTCGTCATCTGGTCCACGAACGATTCCGGGGACGGTTCCGCTCCCGCCGCGAACGACCGCCCCACCGAGACTCCCGGCCCCGGCACCGGCTCCGCCACCAGCAACCCCTCCTGGGCGGGCGCCGCCGAGGCCGCGAAGGGCGAGCTGCAAGGCCGGCTGTACAACATCGGGTCCGGGCTCTGTGTCGGCGTCGTCGGCGGGAAGGCCGTCAAGAACGCGGAGACCGAACTCACCAAGTGCTCCTCGGCGGCGGCCGGTCAGCAGTGGTCGTACGAGACCGACGGATTGGTGCGCAGCGGCGCGAACCCCGATCTGTGCCTCGACTCCCACCTCGGCTACTCGGTCCGGCTGGCCCCCTGCACGGGTGCCACCGACTCGGCGACCAAGAACGTCCGCTACGACTTCACACTCCAGGGCACCCTGGTCCCGCGCTTCAACCAGGACCTCGCCCTGAGCCCCGCCGCCACCGACGGTTCGGGCGCGCTGGTCCTCAAGACCCGCGAGGACGACAGCGACGCCCAGCACTGGGTGGTCGACACGTCGAAGCCGGAACTCCAACTCGAGGTGGTCAACTGGGACTCGGAGGCGGAGAGGGTGAAAACGGCCGACCCGACCCCCACCCCCCGGCCGTCGAGGACGCCGACGCCCGAGCCGACCCCGTCCGCAACGCCGACGGCGTCGCAGCCGACGACCACGAGCCCGACCCCGACCGACGCGTCCTGCTACTCCTACCCGTACTCCTGCTCGTCGGACGGCCAGAACGGCTGGTCCGGCGGCGGGTACGGGGGGTCCGGCGGATATGGCGGCGGAGGGTATGGCGGCTACGACGGCTACGGCGGCTATGGATACGGCGGTGGCGGTCGCCGCTGA
- a CDS encoding helix-turn-helix domain-containing protein: protein MTVSADGLPETAASGDPAPPPGLVVVGHFDQPPGYGISRPRGADSWLFTWTTGGQGRLRHGSTEARAGAGDLVVLAPGVAHGYGVAPGAPHWAFWWVHCQARPSWRSWLRPYDAGAGMYVVAPTPDAAHGRVEAAFRRMLDDARWTGTEAPPVTAPGEQPGEESVAVAHGTAARELALCSLEEVVLLAAGGTGTARTQPPRPGVDARVRRAQALIVADPAAPHTVRSLAEHVALSPSRFAHLFTRQLGQSPMRVLREARLRHAARLLESTDLSVERVAAASGFASPFHFNRVFRDRYGRPPGAYRGSGPMVGA from the coding sequence ATGACTGTGAGCGCTGACGGATTGCCCGAGACTGCTGCATCCGGCGACCCCGCACCGCCGCCGGGCCTGGTGGTGGTCGGCCACTTCGACCAGCCGCCGGGGTACGGGATCAGCCGGCCGAGAGGAGCCGACAGCTGGCTGTTCACCTGGACGACCGGCGGACAGGGCCGCCTGCGGCACGGGAGCACCGAGGCGCGTGCCGGGGCGGGGGACCTGGTGGTGCTGGCGCCGGGCGTCGCGCACGGCTACGGGGTGGCCCCGGGCGCGCCGCACTGGGCCTTCTGGTGGGTGCACTGCCAGGCCCGCCCCTCCTGGCGCTCCTGGCTGCGCCCGTACGACGCCGGTGCGGGGATGTACGTCGTCGCGCCGACGCCGGACGCCGCGCACGGCCGTGTCGAGGCGGCGTTTCGCCGGATGCTCGACGACGCCCGCTGGACGGGTACGGAGGCGCCGCCGGTGACGGCACCGGGGGAGCAGCCGGGGGAGGAGTCGGTCGCCGTGGCCCACGGCACCGCGGCTCGCGAGCTCGCCCTGTGCTCCCTGGAGGAGGTCGTCCTGCTCGCCGCGGGCGGCACGGGCACCGCGCGGACCCAGCCGCCCCGGCCCGGCGTGGACGCCCGGGTGCGCCGCGCGCAGGCGCTGATCGTCGCCGACCCGGCCGCCCCGCACACCGTCCGCTCGCTCGCCGAGCACGTCGCGCTCTCGCCCTCCCGGTTCGCCCACCTCTTCACCCGGCAGCTCGGGCAGTCCCCGATGCGCGTGTTGCGCGAGGCGCGGCTGCGGCACGCCGCCCGGCTGCTGGAGAGCACCGACCTGTCCGTGGAACGCGTTGCGGCCGCCTCGGGGTTCGCCAGCCCGTTTCACTTCAACCGCGTGTTCCGTGACCGGTACGGGAGACCGCCGGGCGCCTACCGGGGCAGTGGCCCAATGGTTGGCGCATGA
- a CDS encoding SpoIIE family protein phosphatase yields MSPEYPFDEAATARAVIDDDGVLVEWGAGAERLLGHRAADVVGRPAAELLADRQGSDPPPGDRWDGILTLRRRDGGTQSVWALAHRVRPERGGPFRWLVVTPLEGQGPRPPDDPLDHVGLLDSPCAIAIYDERLRLRRINDVMAEVLQLSEEHVRGLRAPELTGRRQSYDIERHLLRVLTTGRGTDVRTYVPVGGDRTHAWLARMAPITDAKGRVRGVSVAAHDFTEQYMAQERLQLVNEASVRIGTTLDVTRTAQELADICVPALADFVSVDLLDPPEHGGEAPTGRPAAPISLRRAAHRSINTGDPEAVVEPGHVDVYPSPSPQADALLAGHTIVASTSTDDLTQWLSWDPERAERIQAYGIHTTMSVPIQARGTTLGVAVLSRFENPEPFTPDDVLLAEEVTARAAVCIDNARRYSRERETALALQRSLLPRSLPRTAALEAASRYLPAARSGVGGDWFDVIPLSGMRVAMVVGDVVGHGVQASATMGRLRTAVRTLADIDLAPDELLTHLDDLVVRLSDEAGTEGSSGDVGATCLYAVYDPVSRRCTLARAGHPSPVMVPPGGEPREIELPAGPPLGLGGLPFESAEIELREGTVLSFYTDGLIETRVRDVDASHSLLCEALAASSGSLEETCDRVLNALLPAGGVPDDVALLLARTQGLPASRVATWDIPADPALVAPIRKQVLEQLDIWNLSEASFTAELVVSELVTNAIRYGIHPIRLRLIHDARTLICEVSDTSHTAPHLRRAKTFDEGGRGLLLVAQLTQRWGSRHTADGKTIWAEIGLLGEV; encoded by the coding sequence ATGAGCCCGGAGTATCCGTTCGACGAGGCCGCGACGGCCCGGGCGGTCATCGACGACGACGGTGTGCTCGTCGAGTGGGGCGCCGGCGCCGAGCGGCTGCTGGGCCACCGGGCCGCCGACGTCGTGGGGCGCCCGGCCGCGGAGCTCCTGGCCGACCGGCAGGGCAGCGACCCCCCGCCGGGCGACCGCTGGGACGGCATCCTCACCCTGCGCCGCCGCGACGGCGGCACGCAGTCCGTGTGGGCGCTCGCCCACCGTGTACGGCCGGAGCGCGGCGGTCCCTTTCGCTGGCTCGTGGTCACGCCGCTCGAAGGGCAGGGCCCCCGTCCGCCGGACGATCCGCTGGACCATGTCGGGCTCCTCGACTCCCCCTGCGCCATCGCGATCTACGACGAAAGGCTCCGGCTGCGCAGGATCAACGACGTCATGGCGGAGGTCCTCCAGCTCTCCGAGGAGCATGTGCGGGGGCTGCGGGCGCCCGAGCTGACCGGCAGACGTCAGAGCTACGACATCGAGCGGCACCTCCTTCGCGTGCTCACCACGGGCCGGGGCACCGACGTGCGGACGTACGTCCCGGTCGGCGGTGACCGGACGCACGCCTGGCTGGCGCGCATGGCCCCGATCACCGACGCCAAGGGGCGGGTGCGCGGCGTGTCCGTCGCCGCGCACGACTTCACCGAGCAGTACATGGCCCAGGAGCGGCTGCAGCTGGTGAACGAGGCCAGCGTCCGCATCGGCACCACCCTCGACGTCACACGCACGGCGCAGGAGCTGGCGGACATCTGCGTCCCCGCGCTCGCCGACTTCGTCAGCGTCGATCTGCTGGACCCGCCGGAGCACGGCGGCGAAGCACCCACCGGCCGGCCGGCCGCCCCGATCAGCCTGCGCCGCGCAGCCCACCGGTCCATCAACACGGGCGACCCCGAAGCCGTGGTCGAGCCGGGTCATGTGGATGTGTATCCCTCCCCGTCGCCCCAGGCGGACGCACTCCTTGCGGGCCACACCATCGTGGCCTCGACCTCGACCGACGACCTCACGCAGTGGCTCTCCTGGGACCCCGAACGCGCCGAGCGCATCCAGGCGTACGGCATCCACACCACCATGTCCGTGCCGATCCAGGCCCGCGGGACCACCCTCGGGGTCGCCGTGCTCAGCCGGTTCGAGAACCCCGAGCCGTTCACGCCCGACGACGTGCTGCTGGCCGAGGAGGTCACGGCACGCGCGGCCGTCTGCATCGACAACGCCCGCCGCTACTCCCGCGAACGCGAGACCGCTCTCGCCCTGCAGCGCAGTCTGCTGCCCCGGTCCCTGCCGCGCACCGCCGCGCTCGAAGCGGCCTCGCGCTACCTCCCGGCGGCGCGCTCCGGCGTGGGCGGCGACTGGTTCGACGTGATCCCGCTGTCGGGGATGCGGGTGGCGATGGTCGTCGGGGACGTGGTCGGCCACGGCGTCCAGGCCTCGGCCACCATGGGCCGGCTGCGCACCGCCGTGCGAACCCTGGCCGACATCGATCTCGCGCCCGACGAGCTGCTGACCCACCTCGACGACCTGGTCGTAAGGCTGTCCGACGAAGCGGGCACCGAAGGCAGCTCCGGCGACGTCGGCGCCACCTGTCTGTACGCCGTGTACGACCCGGTCTCCCGGCGCTGCACGCTGGCCCGGGCCGGGCACCCCTCGCCCGTCATGGTCCCGCCCGGCGGCGAGCCGCGGGAGATCGAGCTGCCCGCCGGGCCGCCGCTGGGCCTGGGCGGGCTGCCGTTCGAGTCCGCGGAGATCGAGCTGCGCGAGGGCACGGTGCTGTCCTTCTACACCGACGGCCTGATCGAGACCCGGGTGCGTGATGTCGACGCCAGCCACTCGCTGCTCTGCGAAGCGCTGGCGGCCTCCTCCGGTTCACTGGAAGAGACCTGCGACCGAGTCCTGAACGCCCTGCTTCCGGCGGGGGGCGTCCCGGACGACGTGGCCCTGCTGCTGGCCCGTACCCAGGGGCTGCCCGCCTCCCGGGTCGCGACCTGGGACATCCCGGCGGACCCGGCGCTGGTCGCACCCATCCGCAAGCAGGTGCTGGAGCAGCTCGACATCTGGAATCTGAGCGAGGCGTCGTTCACGGCCGAGTTGGTCGTGAGCGAGCTGGTGACCAATGCCATCCGCTACGGCATCCACCCCATCAGGCTCCGGCTGATCCATGATGCGCGGACGCTGATCTGCGAGGTGTCCGACACCAGCCACACGGCACCGCATCTGCGCCGCGCCAAGACCTTCGACGAGGGTGGCCGCGGACTGCTGCTGGTCGCTCAGCTGACCCAGCGCTGGGGCAGCCGGCACACGGCGGACGGCAAGACCATCTGGGCGGAGATCGGGCTCCTCGGCGAGGTGTGA
- a CDS encoding DUF4232 domain-containing protein, which translates to MGRARTLHPSHRATPLVSALALVTLLAGCADGADSTGPAQTPAGTSSRTTGPPTADTGSPTTGPGTTGPATTGTGPADTGSPVTQSGAAAPRCHTSELRAKIGRPSPGAGQRNFPIVLTNTTDRTCTVRGYPGAAFVDASGKQLGPDPKRSPDTPTAVTLAPGRSAWAGLSFASPEISGARTALPVALLVTPPDERESIEVAWTAGEVPVAGNESSVRLTVVQPGTGG; encoded by the coding sequence ATGGGACGTGCACGGACACTCCACCCCTCGCACCGGGCGACTCCCCTCGTGAGCGCCCTCGCGCTGGTGACCCTGCTGGCCGGCTGCGCCGACGGCGCCGACTCCACGGGCCCGGCACAGACGCCGGCCGGCACGAGCAGCCGTACGACCGGACCGCCCACGGCCGACACCGGGAGCCCCACCACGGGGCCTGGCACGACCGGGCCTGCCACGACCGGGACGGGCCCCGCCGACACCGGCAGTCCTGTGACCCAGTCGGGCGCCGCCGCCCCGCGCTGCCACACCTCCGAGCTGCGCGCGAAGATCGGCCGCCCCAGTCCGGGCGCCGGACAGCGCAACTTCCCGATCGTGCTGACCAATACGACCGACCGCACCTGCACGGTCCGCGGCTACCCCGGTGCCGCCTTCGTTGACGCTTCCGGGAAGCAGCTCGGCCCGGACCCGAAGCGCTCCCCCGACACGCCGACGGCCGTCACGCTGGCCCCGGGCCGAAGCGCCTGGGCGGGGCTGTCCTTCGCCAGCCCCGAGATCAGCGGGGCCCGTACGGCCCTTCCGGTGGCGCTGCTCGTGACGCCGCCCGACGAGCGGGAGTCGATCGAGGTGGCGTGGACGGCGGGTGAGGTGCCCGTGGCCGGGAACGAGTCCTCGGTGCGGCTGACGGTGGTCCAGCCCGGCACCGGCGGCTGA
- a CDS encoding glycoside hydrolase family 2 TIM barrel-domain containing protein gives MTVTRRSLLLASTAAPAAGALLSTPPAQAAETTGAGPAASGRRTVPLRDGWRFALVNPRGITDPTGAYADAAQPGYDDADWREVAVPHDWSIEFAPTTEHGTTSGTGFFPGGLGWYRLAFTLPPSLAGKRISVEFDGVYMDSYVHCNGKEAGRHPYGYTGFAFDLTDLLHTDGTTENVLAVKVQNRLPSSRWYSGSGIYREARLVVTEPVHVERWGTYVTTPEITGKRGVVHVRTSVVNASGGGTDVEVVSRVVDPGGRTVARASSAIAVTDKATATHELTVPAPKLWDFETPHHRYTLRTDLRVGGRTTDTCRTPFGFRTFRFDPDEGFHLNGAHSKIKGVDLHHDLGALGAAVSIDAVRRQLTIMKSMGVNAFRTSHNPPSPEMIQVCEELGIVMLVEAFDCWRTGKTRYDYGRFFDEWAERDATEMVLAARNSPAVLMWSIGNEVPDSTSTAGLAMADRIIDAIKAADDTRPLVIGSDKYRRLPAKGSAADLMLAKLDGLGLNYNTAKSVDQLHDAYPHLILFESESSSETSTRGTYQEPDRLNTGENHTPGRRATSSYDNNLASWTMSGEYGHKKDRDRKWFAGQFLWSGIDYLGEPTPYDVFPVKASFFGAVDTAGFPKDMYHLFRSQWISEPMVHLVPMTWNHEEGDTVEVWAYSNVDTVELFLNGKSLGTRTFDTKQTVDGRTYLETTEATGDDKTFTGGPYPGSYTSPNGSAGKLHLTWQVPYEAGKLKAVARKGGKAVATDVLRTAGAPKAVRLRADRKSLAADGRSLLFVTAEVVDARGVVVPDAEDLIAFEVTGGSLAGLDNGREESAERYQASARTAFHGKALAIVRSGTKAGALKVTARAEGLRLGSVTVRTTPARSAALTPAAVFEPDHPVPPNHPYADASYSGRPDTLPAAMLDGDPATGWSNGFSKAATALLPAFDGARPEDWVLVDFGRTRTLDRVEVAFTVDATHTLPVSVVAEVWDGRRFVPVEGAAVEWATASDAATVITFDAARGSRVRLNLVSAHPGETRGAVRISRLEVPAS, from the coding sequence ATGACAGTCACTCGAAGATCGTTACTGCTCGCCTCCACGGCCGCTCCGGCGGCCGGAGCGTTGCTGAGCACCCCGCCGGCGCAGGCCGCGGAGACGACGGGCGCCGGCCCCGCCGCGTCCGGCCGCCGAACCGTCCCCCTGCGCGACGGCTGGCGCTTCGCCCTCGTGAACCCGCGCGGCATCACCGACCCCACCGGTGCCTACGCCGACGCCGCCCAGCCCGGTTACGACGACGCGGACTGGCGCGAGGTCGCGGTGCCGCACGACTGGAGCATCGAGTTCGCCCCGACCACCGAGCACGGCACCACCAGCGGCACCGGATTCTTCCCCGGCGGCCTCGGCTGGTACCGCCTCGCCTTCACCCTGCCGCCCTCCCTCGCGGGCAAGCGGATATCGGTGGAGTTCGACGGCGTCTACATGGACTCGTACGTCCACTGCAACGGCAAGGAGGCCGGCCGCCACCCCTACGGCTACACCGGCTTCGCCTTCGACCTCACGGACCTGCTGCACACCGACGGCACCACCGAGAACGTGCTCGCGGTCAAGGTGCAGAACCGGCTGCCCAGCAGCCGCTGGTACTCGGGCAGCGGCATCTACCGCGAAGCCCGCCTGGTCGTCACCGAGCCGGTGCACGTGGAGCGCTGGGGTACGTACGTCACCACGCCGGAGATCACCGGGAAGCGAGGCGTCGTCCACGTCCGTACCTCGGTGGTGAACGCGTCCGGCGGCGGCACGGACGTCGAGGTCGTCTCGCGGGTCGTCGACCCCGGCGGCCGTACGGTCGCGCGTGCGTCCTCCGCGATCGCCGTCACCGACAAGGCGACCGCAACCCATGAACTCACGGTCCCCGCACCGAAGTTGTGGGACTTCGAGACCCCGCACCACCGCTACACCCTGAGGACCGACCTACGCGTCGGCGGCAGGACGACCGACACCTGTCGCACGCCCTTCGGCTTCCGCACCTTCCGCTTCGACCCGGACGAGGGCTTCCACCTCAACGGCGCCCACAGCAAGATCAAGGGCGTCGATCTCCATCACGACCTGGGTGCCCTCGGCGCGGCCGTCAGCATCGACGCCGTCCGCCGGCAGCTGACCATCATGAAGTCGATGGGCGTCAACGCCTTCCGCACCTCCCACAACCCGCCCTCGCCGGAGATGATCCAGGTCTGCGAGGAGTTGGGCATCGTGATGCTGGTGGAGGCGTTCGACTGCTGGAGGACCGGCAAGACCCGCTACGACTACGGTCGCTTCTTCGACGAGTGGGCCGAACGCGACGCCACCGAGATGGTGCTGGCGGCCCGCAACTCGCCCGCCGTCCTGATGTGGTCGATCGGCAACGAGGTCCCCGACTCCACGTCCACCGCCGGTCTCGCCATGGCCGACCGGATCATCGACGCCATCAAGGCCGCCGACGACACCCGTCCGCTAGTCATCGGCTCCGACAAGTACCGCCGGCTCCCCGCCAAGGGCTCGGCGGCCGACCTGATGCTGGCCAAGCTGGACGGGCTCGGCCTGAACTACAACACCGCCAAGTCGGTGGACCAGTTGCACGACGCCTACCCGCATCTGATCCTCTTCGAGTCGGAGTCGTCCTCCGAGACGTCCACGCGCGGGACGTACCAGGAGCCCGACCGCCTCAACACCGGCGAGAACCACACGCCGGGCAGGCGTGCGACCTCCTCGTACGACAACAACCTCGCCTCCTGGACCATGAGCGGCGAGTACGGGCACAAGAAGGACCGGGACCGGAAGTGGTTCGCCGGGCAGTTCCTGTGGTCGGGCATCGACTACCTCGGCGAACCCACACCGTACGACGTCTTCCCGGTGAAGGCATCCTTCTTCGGCGCGGTCGACACGGCCGGCTTCCCGAAGGACATGTACCACCTCTTCCGGAGCCAGTGGATCAGCGAGCCGATGGTCCACCTGGTGCCGATGACCTGGAACCACGAGGAGGGCGACACGGTCGAGGTGTGGGCGTACTCCAACGTCGACACCGTGGAGCTGTTCCTCAACGGGAAGTCCCTCGGCACACGGACGTTCGACACCAAGCAGACCGTCGACGGCCGGACCTACCTGGAGACCACCGAGGCGACCGGCGACGACAAGACCTTCACCGGCGGCCCCTACCCCGGCAGCTACACCAGCCCCAACGGCAGCGCGGGCAAACTCCACCTCACCTGGCAAGTGCCGTACGAGGCGGGGAAGTTGAAAGCCGTGGCCCGCAAGGGCGGCAAGGCGGTCGCCACCGACGTGCTGCGCACCGCCGGAGCACCGAAGGCCGTGCGGTTGCGTGCCGACCGCAAGTCCCTTGCCGCCGACGGCCGTTCGCTACTCTTCGTGACCGCCGAGGTCGTCGACGCCCGTGGCGTCGTGGTGCCCGACGCCGAGGACCTGATCGCCTTCGAGGTGACGGGAGGTTCGCTCGCCGGGCTCGACAACGGGCGGGAGGAGAGCGCCGAGCGCTATCAGGCCAGTGCGCGTACGGCATTCCACGGCAAGGCGCTGGCGATCGTGAGGTCCGGTACGAAGGCGGGCGCCCTGAAGGTGACCGCACGGGCCGAGGGGCTGCGCCTGGGTAGCGTGACGGTACGGACGACTCCGGCACGGTCGGCCGCGCTCACCCCGGCCGCGGTGTTCGAGCCGGACCATCCGGTGCCACCGAACCACCCATATGCAGACGCCAGTTACTCCGGCCGCCCGGACACGCTCCCGGCCGCCATGCTCGACGGCGACCCTGCGACCGGCTGGTCCAACGGCTTCTCCAAGGCGGCCACGGCCCTGCTGCCCGCCTTCGACGGCGCCCGGCCCGAGGACTGGGTCCTGGTGGACTTCGGGCGGACGCGGACGTTGGACCGGGTGGAGGTCGCCTTCACCGTCGACGCGACGCACACGCTGCCCGTGT
- a CDS encoding phytanoyl-CoA dioxygenase family protein, which produces MTATDMGAPDAPILPEGGLRRFREDGFTVVRGLFGRDEIDRLCTRFAALHAAGPVPGHFEPRPSDSDPLRAYPRVMHPHEIDELSLRVLLDARLRGVLEVLLGEEVLAAQSMFYFKPPGARGQALHQDNFYLRVEPGTCVAAWIACDVIDRDNGGLEVVPGTHEMDVFCPETADAEVSFAREYVPPPPGLAAVPVDMEPGDVLFFNGSLVHGSQPNGTRDRFRRSFIGHYVGRSAERIGEHYRTLSMSGARVPLAESEGAGPCGTEFAPHGPH; this is translated from the coding sequence ATGACAGCCACGGACATGGGCGCCCCCGACGCCCCCATCCTGCCCGAGGGCGGGCTCCGCCGGTTCCGCGAGGACGGCTTCACGGTCGTGCGCGGACTCTTCGGCCGCGACGAGATCGACCGGTTGTGCACCCGGTTCGCGGCGCTGCACGCGGCCGGTCCGGTGCCCGGGCACTTCGAGCCGCGTCCGTCCGACAGCGACCCGCTGCGGGCGTACCCGAGGGTGATGCACCCGCACGAGATCGACGAGCTGTCCCTGCGGGTACTGCTCGACGCCCGGCTGCGCGGTGTGCTGGAGGTGCTGCTCGGGGAGGAGGTGCTGGCGGCACAGAGCATGTTCTACTTCAAGCCGCCGGGTGCCCGGGGGCAGGCGCTGCACCAGGACAACTTCTATCTGCGGGTCGAGCCGGGCACCTGTGTGGCGGCGTGGATCGCCTGCGATGTGATCGACCGGGACAACGGCGGGCTCGAAGTCGTCCCCGGCACGCACGAGATGGATGTGTTCTGCCCGGAAACCGCGGACGCCGAGGTGTCCTTCGCCCGGGAGTACGTCCCGCCGCCGCCCGGTCTGGCGGCCGTGCCCGTCGACATGGAACCGGGGGACGTCCTGTTCTTCAACGGCAGCCTCGTGCACGGTTCACAGCCCAACGGCACGCGGGACCGGTTCCGCCGTTCGTTCATCGGCCACTACGTGGGGCGGTCGGCCGAGCGGATCGGCGAGCACTACCGGACTCTGTCGATGAGCGGAGCTCGTGTGCCGTTGGCCGAAAGTGAAGGGGCGGGTCCGTGCGGCACCGAGTTCGCGCCGCACGGACCCCACTAA